Proteins encoded in a region of the Campylobacter geochelonis genome:
- a CDS encoding phosphatidylserine decarboxylase: MDNLGIVSKYGFKNIAILGVIFLLSLIFDELECLFLILFLLSLFIYRNSERVSQNDEANAILSPIDGKVILISQSEENKKFIKVVIKKGLFDSGVIRAICDINDASISRRHGLFLCNFMKDSNLLNEKITLKFNHLNAKFGMEVLAGPLARVLHFERFTNLKAARRVGFMVDGEVVLFLPQDTKLSVEVGEKVKSCDLIGFIDDEK; the protein is encoded by the coding sequence ATGGATAATTTAGGGATAGTTTCAAAATATGGATTTAAAAATATCGCTATTTTAGGCGTTATTTTCTTGCTTTCTTTGATTTTTGATGAGTTGGAGTGCTTGTTTTTAATCCTGTTTTTGCTATCTCTTTTTATCTATAGAAATAGTGAAAGAGTTTCGCAAAATGATGAAGCAAACGCCATTCTTAGCCCAATTGATGGTAAGGTTATTTTAATTAGTCAAAGTGAAGAAAATAAAAAATTTATAAAAGTTGTTATAAAAAAAGGTCTTTTTGACTCTGGAGTTATAAGAGCGATTTGCGATATAAATGATGCTAGTATTTCAAGACGACATGGGCTTTTTTTATGTAATTTTATGAAAGATAGCAACCTTTTAAACGAAAAAATCACACTTAAATTTAACCACTTAAACGCTAAATTTGGTATGGAAGTTTTAGCTGGACCTCTTGCGAGGGTTTTGCATTTTGAAAGATTTACAAATTTAAAAGCCGCTAGAAGAGTTGGCTTTATGGTTGATGGAGAAGTTGTGCTTTTCTTGCCACAAGATACAAAACTTAGTGTAGAGGTTGGCGAGAAAGTAAAATCATGCGATTTGATAGGATTTATAGATGATGAAAAATAG
- a CDS encoding PDC sensor domain-containing protein, giving the protein MFIKEIQEYSDIRHKARAYLSYLFNRNIQNYLPSISKEHVEQGLEKLAHDVIKFDAFYILDRNGVQVGNNYSNNKEYVIGDGENRSGRSYYYNAVKEKRCYLSDPYPSSLTGELCVTMSMPVYNDKKELIYIACMDISLADLLRFINPSSFDGIFGKFTRGIYTFFAVALFMISSYLFFLAMRSLYYVYTHDTDVSDIFESTILLTLALAIFDLVKTIFEEEVLGHSNSKEGGSNTMVRFIASIIIALAIESLMLVFKFAITNPQHVVYAIYLIAGVGIMMISLSIYIYINKKAKE; this is encoded by the coding sequence GTGTTTATAAAAGAGATTCAAGAATACAGCGATATAAGGCACAAAGCAAGAGCCTATCTGTCGTATCTATTTAACAGAAATATACAAAATTATCTGCCAAGTATAAGCAAAGAGCATGTTGAGCAAGGGCTAGAAAAACTAGCTCATGATGTGATTAAATTCGATGCTTTTTATATACTTGATAGAAATGGCGTTCAAGTTGGAAACAACTACAGCAACAACAAAGAGTATGTGATAGGAGATGGCGAAAACAGAAGCGGTAGATCTTACTACTACAACGCCGTAAAAGAGAAGCGTTGCTATCTAAGTGATCCTTATCCATCGTCGCTAACTGGTGAGCTTTGTGTTACGATGTCAATGCCTGTTTATAATGACAAAAAAGAGCTTATCTATATCGCTTGTATGGATATCTCTTTGGCTGATTTGCTAAGATTTATAAATCCAAGCTCGTTTGATGGAATTTTTGGTAAATTTACAAGAGGAATTTATACATTTTTTGCAGTAGCGCTTTTTATGATTTCATCATATCTTTTCTTTTTGGCTATGAGGAGTTTATACTATGTTTATACCCACGATACCGATGTTTCAGATATATTTGAATCAACCATTTTGCTAACTCTTGCATTAGCGATTTTCGATCTGGTTAAGACTATTTTTGAAGAGGAAGTTTTAGGACATAGTAACTCCAAAGAGGGCGGCTCAAATACGATGGTTAGGTTTATTGCTTCTATTATCATAGCTTTGGCGATTGAGTCGTTGATGTTGGTGTTTAAATTTGCTATTACAAATCCACAGCACGTGGTTTATGCGATATATCTAATTGCTGGAGTTGGGATAATGATGATATCTTTAAGTATATATATCTATATAAATAAAAAGGCAAAAGAGTGA
- the pssA gene encoding CDP-diacylglycerol--serine O-phosphatidyltransferase, translating to MKNSEKPSQIMYLVPNLFTAASCFFGVLSVVASINASFEKAIIYIFISLLLDGLDGRLARITNTTSKFGIEFDSLADVIAFGVAPAILFYQTIGHEFARMGVLASGMFVVFGAVRLARFNITTMENEPNVFIGLPIPTAAISIAIWINFYLDYGFLKHYEWVYIFAMMVTSLLMVSNIRYPSFKKIDFKTAKFGKILIIAMILLAILYVSPVESVTLIVTLYIFYGIFRAIYNVYIAKFKKR from the coding sequence ATGAAAAATAGTGAAAAACCATCTCAGATAATGTATCTAGTGCCAAATTTATTTACAGCAGCGAGCTGTTTTTTTGGAGTCTTAAGCGTTGTTGCTTCGATAAATGCAAGCTTTGAAAAAGCGATAATTTATATATTTATATCGCTTTTACTTGATGGGCTAGATGGAAGACTTGCTCGTATTACAAATACTACTTCAAAATTTGGTATAGAGTTTGACTCGCTTGCCGATGTTATCGCTTTTGGCGTAGCTCCAGCGATACTTTTTTATCAAACTATCGGGCATGAGTTCGCTAGAATGGGAGTTTTAGCAAGCGGTATGTTTGTAGTATTTGGCGCTGTTAGGCTGGCTAGATTTAACATCACAACTATGGAGAACGAACCAAATGTTTTTATAGGTTTGCCTATTCCAACGGCTGCGATTTCTATAGCGATATGGATAAATTTCTATCTTGATTATGGATTTTTAAAGCACTATGAGTGGGTTTATATCTTTGCTATGATGGTAACTTCGCTCTTAATGGTTAGTAATATCCGCTATCCAAGTTTTAAAAAAATCGATTTTAAAACAGCAAAATTTGGTAAAATTCTTATCATAGCGATGATTTTACTTGCTATTTTATATGTTAGTCCAGTTGAGTCTGTTACGCTTATTGTTACTTTATATATATTTTATGGAATTTTTAGAGCAATTTATAATGTTTATATTGCTAAATTTAAAAAAAGATAG
- a CDS encoding 2-isopropylmalate synthase has product MDNNKIIIFDTTLRDGEQSPGASMNTEEKIQIALQLDRLGVDVMEAGFAAASAGDFDAINQIAKEVDYIRVCSLARAVDKDIKAAGEAVANARNKRIHTFIATSPIHMEYKLKMTPDEVIKRAVHAVEYAKSFVDDVEFSCEDAGRTEINFMKEIVDAVIKAGATTINLPDTVGYRLPSELYDMIKQMYKFIDGRAVISVHNHNDLGLATANSLACIQAGARQVECTINGLGERAGNAALEEIVMAIKTRQDIFAPLYTNIVCKEIYPSSRLVASITGIEPQPNKAIVGKNAFAHESGIHQDGMLKHAKTYEIISAEDIGLEKNSLVLGKHSGRHAFKDRLSSLGYDLEASEIDKAFEKFKDLADRKKDIFDDDLRALVADEIIKIHKAYEIVTLSTNGCNKGHASASLTIRHNDELISDSALGNGTVDALFKTIDRISGIHGNLKDYHVNAVSQGKDALAKVVVKVQFDGDNAVIGHGLDLDTMLATAKAYVGALNSHILMKKQINK; this is encoded by the coding sequence ATGGATAACAATAAAATTATTATATTTGATACGACTTTAAGAGATGGCGAGCAAAGCCCAGGCGCTTCGATGAATACAGAAGAAAAAATCCAAATCGCACTTCAGTTAGATAGACTTGGGGTTGATGTTATGGAAGCTGGTTTTGCAGCTGCTAGTGCTGGGGATTTTGATGCGATAAATCAGATAGCAAAAGAGGTTGATTATATAAGAGTATGCTCGCTAGCACGTGCTGTCGATAAGGACATAAAAGCAGCTGGAGAAGCGGTGGCGAATGCAAGAAACAAACGAATCCATACATTTATAGCAACCAGCCCGATTCACATGGAATACAAGCTTAAAATGACTCCAGATGAAGTGATAAAACGTGCAGTTCACGCAGTAGAGTATGCTAAAAGCTTTGTTGATGATGTAGAGTTTAGCTGTGAGGATGCGGGCCGAACTGAAATAAACTTTATGAAAGAGATAGTTGATGCGGTTATAAAAGCCGGTGCAACAACGATAAATTTACCAGATACTGTAGGATATCGCCTCCCATCTGAACTTTATGATATGATAAAGCAGATGTATAAATTTATAGATGGTAGAGCGGTTATTTCCGTGCATAACCACAACGATTTAGGGCTTGCTACGGCAAATTCGCTAGCTTGTATACAAGCTGGTGCAAGGCAGGTAGAATGCACGATAAATGGGCTTGGTGAGAGAGCTGGAAATGCAGCACTTGAAGAGATAGTCATGGCTATAAAAACTAGACAAGATATATTTGCGCCACTTTATACAAACATAGTTTGTAAAGAAATTTATCCATCAAGCCGCTTAGTAGCTTCTATCACTGGTATAGAGCCTCAACCAAACAAAGCGATTGTTGGTAAAAACGCCTTTGCTCATGAGAGTGGAATTCATCAAGATGGTATGCTAAAACACGCCAAAACATATGAGATAATCAGCGCAGAAGATATAGGCTTGGAAAAAAACAGTTTGGTTTTAGGCAAACACTCTGGAAGACATGCCTTTAAAGATAGGCTTTCTAGCTTGGGATATGATCTTGAAGCAAGCGAGATTGATAAAGCATTTGAGAAATTTAAAGACTTAGCCGATAGGAAAAAAGATATATTTGATGATGATTTGCGCGCTCTTGTGGCTGACGAGATTATAAAAATTCACAAAGCTTACGAGATAGTAACTCTTAGCACAAATGGTTGCAACAAGGGTCATGCAAGCGCTTCTTTGACTATTAGACACAATGATGAGCTTATAAGCGACTCTGCACTTGGAAACGGAACTGTGGATGCGCTATTTAAGACAATAGATAGAATTTCTGGAATTCATGGCAACTTAAAAGACTATCATGTAAATGCCGTTTCGCAAGGCAAAGATGCACTAGCAAAAGTTGTGGTAAAAGTGCAGTTTGATGGGGATAATGCAGTTATAGGTCATGGTCTTGATCTTGATACTATGCTAGCAACCGCAAAAGCCTATGTTGGTGCGCTTAATAGCCATATTTTGATGAAAAAACAGATAAATAAATAA
- the ftsH gene encoding ATP-dependent zinc metalloprotease FtsH, which yields MRKNSQNSPENGNNNNFFNKNPIVVFLIFAVLIIVIFRAMSPDSGIGGGMNGGVNKNITYSELKSLINAKQISKVYIGQTTIKAEAGANTIYTVKKVEDPTLVPTLEAEKIPYGAYNESNFFTDILFSWVIPLVIFFGIWMFLVSRMQKNVGGGILGVGSSKKLVNSEKPNVKFSDVAGVEEAKEEVMEIVDYLKNPDKYLRLGAKIPKGILLVGPPGTGKTLLARAVAGEADVPFFSISASSFIEMFVGVGASRVRDLFENAKKEAPSIVFIDEIDAIGKSRSSSPMGGNDEREQTLNQLLSEMDGFDADKSPVIVMAATNRPEILDAALLRPGRFDRQVLVDKPDFKGRVDILRIHMRGVKFAKDVDIEEIGRLTTGLAGADLENIVNEAALLAGRESKEHVEQKDLIEAVERSIAGLEKKSRRVNPKEKRIVAYHECGHALIAEVTKGARKVTKVSIIPRGLAALGYTLNTPEENKFLMQRHELIAEVDVLLGGRAAEKVFIKEISTGASNDLERATDIIKAMISMYGMSDVAGLMVLEKQRNNFLYGQTIKDYSDNMAQKVDEHVKDMLAKRFEDVVNTLETYKPAIESMVKALYKEETIEGEKVREIIRNYEEENGLPSRLVPLKDENNEDIEEAKHKEE from the coding sequence TTGAGAAAAAATAGTCAAAACAGTCCTGAAAACGGGAATAACAATAATTTTTTTAACAAAAATCCTATTGTAGTTTTTTTGATTTTTGCGGTTTTAATAATTGTAATTTTTAGAGCTATGTCGCCAGATAGCGGTATAGGTGGTGGTATGAATGGCGGAGTGAATAAAAATATAACTTATTCAGAGCTTAAAAGCTTGATTAACGCTAAACAAATTTCAAAAGTCTACATCGGTCAAACTACGATTAAAGCTGAAGCTGGTGCTAATACGATTTATACAGTAAAAAAGGTTGAAGATCCAACTCTTGTGCCGACTTTAGAAGCCGAGAAAATACCATATGGTGCTTATAATGAGTCAAATTTCTTTACAGATATTTTATTTAGTTGGGTGATTCCGCTTGTTATATTTTTTGGAATTTGGATGTTTTTGGTAAGCCGTATGCAAAAAAATGTTGGTGGTGGAATACTTGGCGTTGGAAGCAGTAAAAAGCTAGTAAATTCAGAAAAACCAAATGTTAAATTTAGCGATGTTGCTGGAGTTGAAGAGGCTAAAGAAGAGGTTATGGAGATAGTAGATTATCTTAAAAATCCAGATAAATACCTTCGCTTAGGAGCAAAAATTCCAAAAGGAATACTGCTTGTTGGACCTCCAGGAACTGGTAAAACGCTTCTTGCAAGAGCTGTTGCTGGAGAGGCTGATGTGCCGTTTTTCTCTATTTCGGCATCAAGCTTTATAGAGATGTTTGTAGGCGTTGGAGCAAGTAGGGTTAGGGATTTGTTTGAAAATGCTAAAAAAGAAGCGCCATCAATCGTATTTATCGATGAGATTGATGCGATTGGAAAAAGCAGATCAAGCTCGCCTATGGGTGGAAATGATGAGAGAGAGCAGACGCTAAACCAGCTTTTATCGGAAATGGATGGCTTTGATGCGGATAAGTCGCCAGTTATCGTTATGGCTGCTACAAATAGACCTGAGATTTTAGATGCTGCGCTTTTGCGACCTGGCCGTTTTGATAGACAAGTTTTAGTTGATAAGCCTGATTTTAAGGGTAGAGTTGATATCTTGCGTATTCACATGAGAGGCGTTAAATTTGCTAAAGATGTTGATATCGAAGAGATTGGTCGTTTGACAACTGGACTTGCTGGAGCAGATTTAGAAAACATTGTAAATGAAGCAGCGCTTTTAGCAGGTAGAGAGTCAAAAGAGCATGTTGAGCAAAAAGATTTAATCGAAGCAGTTGAGAGAAGTATAGCTGGACTTGAGAAAAAATCGCGCCGTGTAAATCCAAAAGAAAAACGCATAGTTGCTTATCATGAGTGCGGACACGCGCTGATTGCTGAAGTTACAAAAGGTGCAAGAAAAGTTACAAAAGTTTCAATCATACCGCGTGGCTTAGCAGCGCTTGGATATACGCTAAATACGCCTGAAGAGAACAAATTTCTTATGCAACGCCACGAGCTTATAGCTGAAGTTGATGTGCTTTTAGGTGGGCGAGCAGCTGAGAAAGTCTTTATAAAAGAGATTTCAACTGGAGCTAGTAATGACCTTGAAAGGGCAACTGATATCATAAAAGCGATGATTTCGATGTATGGTATGAGTGATGTGGCTGGACTTATGGTGCTTGAAAAACAAAGAAATAACTTCTTATATGGTCAAACTATAAAAGACTATAGCGATAATATGGCACAAAAAGTTGATGAGCATGTAAAAGATATGCTTGCAAAAAGATTTGAAGATGTTGTAAATACTCTTGAGACTTACAAGCCAGCCATTGAAAGTATGGTAAAAGCTCTGTATAAAGAAGAGACAATCGAGGGCGAGAAAGTTCGCGAAATCATAAGAAATTATGAAGAAGAGAATGGGCTTCCTAGCCGTTTGGTTCCTTTAAAAGATGAAAACAACGAAGATATAGAAGAAGCTAAACATAAGGAAGAATAA
- a CDS encoding FUSC family protein: MLKELFSQLFYFNKTDRIWQLPFACAICVGAPLLVSAYFDKLNYGIVASLGGLVFLYIPKTKIHHRMVILMACSFGMATSFTLGALSHFSPTLIGLVLGMIASLGAMVCRFYQLNTPGNFFFIMLATLGAYMPFEVANLPYLSGLVLIGTMFACVIAFIYSIATFQKTAIETPKEHTYLGFEEVIVDPVIIGIFVGLSVFVAGLIGLEKPYWVPITCVAIMQGMTMRSTWIRQLHRVVGTAVGVGLSWVLLSFSLNEWSIAVLIMLFSFLSEYFVVRNYGFAMLFITPMTILMAESSGVISADSSTLIVLTRLEDIVLGSLIGVLGGLFLHTPNLRNLVSKSLKFLYFFKNAR; the protein is encoded by the coding sequence ATGCTAAAAGAGCTATTTTCACAACTTTTTTATTTTAACAAAACAGATCGTATCTGGCAACTTCCCTTTGCTTGTGCGATTTGCGTTGGAGCGCCGTTGCTTGTGAGTGCGTATTTTGACAAGTTAAATTACGGCATAGTCGCTTCGCTTGGTGGGCTTGTGTTTTTATACATTCCAAAGACAAAAATTCACCACAGAATGGTCATTTTAATGGCTTGTTCCTTTGGTATGGCGACATCATTTACCCTTGGTGCATTAAGCCACTTTAGTCCAACTCTAATCGGACTAGTTTTAGGCATGATAGCAAGCCTTGGTGCGATGGTTTGCAGGTTTTATCAACTAAATACTCCTGGAAATTTCTTCTTTATCATGCTTGCAACTCTTGGTGCTTATATGCCTTTTGAGGTTGCGAATTTGCCTTATTTAAGTGGTCTTGTGCTAATAGGAACGATGTTTGCTTGTGTGATTGCTTTTATCTATAGCATCGCAACATTTCAAAAAACAGCGATAGAAACGCCTAAAGAGCACACATATCTTGGCTTTGAAGAGGTTATCGTAGATCCAGTGATAATCGGCATTTTTGTAGGACTTTCTGTTTTTGTTGCTGGACTAATCGGACTTGAAAAGCCGTATTGGGTGCCGATAACTTGTGTTGCGATAATGCAAGGCATGACAATGCGCTCTACTTGGATAAGACAACTTCACAGAGTCGTTGGTACGGCTGTTGGCGTTGGGCTCTCGTGGGTTTTGCTAAGTTTTAGCTTAAATGAGTGGAGCATAGCTGTTTTGATAATGCTTTTTAGCTTCCTTTCTGAGTATTTTGTCGTGCGAAACTACGGATTTGCCATGCTTTTTATCACGCCTATGACTATATTGATGGCTGAAAGCAGTGGCGTTATAAGCGCTGATAGTAGCACTCTTATAGTCTTAACAAGACTTGAAGACATTGTTCTTGGAAGCCTTATAGGGGTGCTTGGTGGATTGTTTTTACACACTCCAAATTTAAGAAATTTAGTAAGCAAATCGCTTAAATTTCTATACTTTTTTAAAAATGCAAGATAA
- a CDS encoding 50S ribosomal protein L11 methyltransferase, with amino-acid sequence MSDNFFELTISSTNAISLFKDFVFELGIECVEERENSFIIRDEDSLENIEFALLEYKKMLEKELNLAIDLSLNLQSKENIDWIEQYKKGVSPVEVGEIYIHPSWEEPKNGLLNVVIDPALAFGSGHHESTNMCLELIQKYKNGYKTALDVGCGSGILSISLKKLGLEVLACDTDEQAIQASVENASKNGVSIDKTWVGSISNLDKKCDMVVANIIADVILMLKKELILSVKDGGVLILSGILEKYLERIKDSFKELKFVEFEQKNEWVSLVFKKEREI; translated from the coding sequence ATGAGTGATAATTTTTTTGAACTAACTATAAGTAGCACTAATGCAATCTCGCTTTTTAAAGACTTTGTTTTTGAGCTTGGTATCGAGTGCGTTGAAGAGAGAGAAAATTCATTTATAATACGCGATGAAGATAGTTTAGAAAATATTGAATTTGCACTTTTAGAATATAAAAAAATGCTTGAAAAAGAGTTAAATTTAGCTATTGATCTGAGTTTAAATTTACAAAGCAAAGAGAATATCGACTGGATAGAGCAGTATAAAAAGGGCGTTTCGCCAGTAGAAGTTGGAGAAATTTACATCCATCCTAGTTGGGAAGAGCCAAAAAATGGGCTTTTAAATGTTGTGATTGATCCTGCACTTGCTTTTGGTTCAGGGCATCATGAAAGCACAAATATGTGTTTAGAGCTTATTCAAAAGTATAAAAATGGCTATAAAACAGCGCTTGATGTTGGATGTGGGAGTGGAATTTTAAGCATTTCATTAAAAAAACTTGGGCTTGAAGTATTAGCGTGCGATACAGATGAGCAAGCTATACAAGCAAGCGTTGAAAATGCTAGCAAAAATGGCGTTAGTATAGATAAAACTTGGGTTGGTAGCATATCAAATTTAGATAAAAAGTGCGATATGGTGGTGGCAAACATTATAGCAGATGTGATTTTGATGCTTAAAAAAGAGTTGATTTTGAGTGTAAAAGATGGTGGGGTGTTGATTCTCTCAGGAATTTTAGAAAAATATCTTGAGCGAATCAAGGACAGCTTTAAAGAGCTTAAATTTGTTGAATTTGAGCAAAAAAATGAATGGGTTAGCCTTGTATTTAAAAAAGAAAGGGAAATATAA
- a CDS encoding AbrB family transcriptional regulator — MLYLKYLLTIFIGFLGGFSFSMLNMPLPWLLGPIVSVMIATRFLDLVKPTAVINSARATLGIIIGSAFTPQIIALLPQYIFSLLMLVPMVLVLAVFGVYYYEKVMKFDRITAFFSSIPGGILEMILIAKDCNADIKKVALSQSIRVLFLIFFLPLVVAHFTTVNINGNFAITQKLIDTSFSDMILMILAGVIGVKIALKLNLVGAYIVGSMVVSSIFYMCGFIHSKPPDEVIKLAQIVLGSSIGFAFYKISIREVVKNIAATFGYFIGISLVCAGFIFLMAKFSDFPLLSIILAFSPGGQSEVNMIAITLATDIPYIAIHHLFRVFFITGVLPNLVKKL, encoded by the coding sequence GTGTTATATCTAAAATATCTTTTAACTATATTTATCGGCTTTTTGGGCGGTTTTAGCTTTTCTATGCTAAACATGCCATTACCGTGGCTTTTAGGACCGATTGTTTCGGTTATGATAGCGACTAGGTTTTTGGATTTAGTAAAGCCAACAGCTGTGATAAACTCAGCTCGAGCCACGCTTGGTATCATTATAGGAAGTGCTTTCACGCCCCAAATCATCGCGCTTTTACCGCAATACATTTTTTCTCTTTTGATGCTTGTGCCGATGGTTTTGGTTTTGGCGGTTTTTGGAGTGTATTACTATGAAAAAGTGATGAAATTTGACCGCATAACGGCATTTTTTAGCTCGATTCCGGGTGGAATTTTAGAGATGATTTTAATCGCTAAAGATTGTAATGCTGATATTAAAAAAGTAGCGCTTTCTCAGTCGATTCGGGTGCTTTTTTTGATATTTTTTCTCCCGCTTGTGGTTGCGCATTTTACTACTGTAAACATAAATGGAAATTTTGCCATCACGCAAAAGTTGATTGATACTAGTTTTTCAGATATGATTTTAATGATACTAGCTGGAGTAATCGGCGTAAAAATAGCGCTTAAACTCAATCTCGTTGGAGCTTACATAGTCGGTTCTATGGTGGTTTCTAGTATATTTTATATGTGTGGGTTTATACACAGCAAGCCACCAGATGAAGTTATAAAACTAGCGCAAATCGTGCTAGGCTCAAGCATTGGTTTTGCGTTTTATAAAATCTCAATTCGCGAAGTCGTTAAAAACATAGCCGCGACTTTTGGATACTTTATCGGTATTAGTTTGGTTTGCGCTGGGTTTATATTTTTGATGGCTAAATTTAGTGATTTTCCTTTACTTTCAATTATTTTAGCTTTTAGTCCAGGCGGGCAGTCTGAAGTAAATATGATAGCCATAACTCTTGCTACAGATATCCCATATATCGCAATACATCATCTTTTTAGAGTCTTTTTTATAACAGGAGTTTTACCAAATTTAGTTAAGAAACTTTAG
- the hisH gene encoding imidazole glycerol phosphate synthase subunit HisH gives MIGIIDYGAGNIQSVVNALDFVGAKSSLVKNGDDVSKFDKILLPGVGAFSDAMSKLKDRNLDQALREFVKSGKPFLGICLGLQLLFKESDEFGLSKGLGILDGRVVKFDKTKFRQDEHLKIPHIGWNTMEFTRDTKLNLGLNKSAYLYFVHSYHVECGDDIVLAKSKYGYEFVSAVCKDNIFAIQPHPEKSHENGIKILKNFVEL, from the coding sequence GTGATAGGGATTATCGACTATGGAGCTGGAAATATACAAAGCGTTGTAAATGCGCTTGATTTTGTTGGAGCAAAGTCTAGCCTTGTTAAAAACGGCGATGATGTGAGTAAATTTGATAAAATTTTGCTTCCTGGAGTTGGAGCTTTTAGCGATGCGATGAGTAAGTTAAAAGATAGAAATTTAGACCAAGCGTTGCGTGAGTTTGTAAAGAGTGGAAAGCCATTTTTAGGCATTTGTCTTGGGCTTCAGCTTTTGTTTAAAGAAAGCGATGAGTTTGGACTTAGCAAAGGACTTGGCATACTAGATGGGCGAGTGGTTAAATTTGATAAAACTAAATTTAGACAAGACGAGCATCTTAAAATCCCGCACATCGGCTGGAATACCATGGAATTTACTCGCGATACAAAGCTAAATTTAGGTTTAAACAAAAGCGCTTATCTATACTTCGTTCACTCATATCACGTTGAGTGTGGCGATGATATTGTGCTAGCAAAAAGCAAATATGGATATGAGTTTGTAAGTGCAGTTTGCAAAGATAACATTTTTGCTATTCAGCCTCATCCTGAAAAAAGCCATGAAAATGGGATAAAGATACTAAAAAATTTTGTGGAGTTATAA
- the hisA gene encoding 1-(5-phosphoribosyl)-5-[(5-phosphoribosylamino)methylideneamino]imidazole-4-carboxamide isomerase, which translates to MEILPAIDLKEGLAVRLSKGLMDSAKVYSKEPWELAKKFEDMGAKWLHIVDLDGAFAGEARNHKVIEKIVSSTNLNIEVGGGIRDEKRIIEYKNLGVYRFILGSIALKNPQFVKDMALKYSLVVGIDAKDGMVAVEGWAEVSDMRAVDLAKEYANAGVDAIICTDISKDGMLSGVNIKFSEEIAIASGIDTIASGGVKDINDIIAAKNSGKIAGIIVGKAYYEGKIDLKEAFSLS; encoded by the coding sequence ATGGAAATTTTACCAGCGATTGATTTAAAAGAAGGACTTGCAGTTAGGCTTAGTAAAGGGCTTATGGATAGCGCTAAAGTTTATAGCAAAGAGCCTTGGGAGCTTGCTAAAAAGTTTGAAGATATGGGAGCAAAATGGCTTCATATAGTTGATCTTGATGGAGCTTTTGCAGGTGAGGCAAGAAATCATAAAGTCATAGAAAAAATCGTTAGCTCAACTAACCTTAACATAGAAGTAGGTGGTGGAATTCGCGATGAAAAACGCATAATCGAGTATAAAAATTTAGGCGTTTATCGCTTTATTTTAGGCTCAATCGCACTTAAAAATCCGCAGTTTGTAAAAGATATGGCTTTAAAATACTCTCTTGTCGTAGGAATCGATGCAAAAGATGGCATGGTTGCAGTTGAGGGCTGGGCGGAAGTTAGCGATATGAGAGCTGTTGATTTGGCAAAAGAGTATGCAAATGCTGGAGTGGACGCGATAATTTGCACTGATATTAGCAAAGATGGCATGCTAAGTGGCGTAAATATCAAATTTAGCGAAGAAATCGCTATCGCAAGTGGAATTGACACCATAGCAAGTGGTGGAGTAAAGGATATAAACGATATAATAGCTGCAAAAAACAGTGGTAAAATCGCAGGCATAATAGTCGGAAAAGCGTATTATGAGGGAAAAATCGATTTAAAAGAGGCTTTTTCTTTAAGCTAA